Part of the Falsibacillus albus genome, AACCTGGGCTTCTGTTTTTTCTTCTTTTTGCGGCTCTTCATCACTATGATCGCCTTTGAATTTCAAATCCTCATAGCCTGGTGCATCAAATTTAACAAGGATGTCTCCAACTACAGCCACAGAACCTTCGTCCACTAATAATTCTTCAACTGTACCTGCTACTGGTGATGGGATTTCGACAACTGCCTTGTCATTTTGCACTTCGCACAATACATCATCTTCATCAACCTTATCGCCGGGCTTTACAAACCATTTTACGATTTCGCCTTCATGTATACCTTCACCGATGTCTGGTAATCTAAATTGGAATGACAATGGTATTCAACCTCCTGTTTTTTATCGTTTGAATATAGATAGGGGAGGGCATTCCCTCTCCCCTGAATTAAGATAGTATTAGAAATTTAAAGCTTTCTTTGCTGTTTCGATAATGTCTTTATGGTTTGGCAGCCAAACTGCTTCCGCTTGAGAGAATGGGAATACAGTATCTGGTGCTGCAACACGCAATACAGGCGCTTCAAGGCTTAGAATTGCACGGTCATTGATTTCAGCAACGACATTTGCTGCGATTCCAGCTTGTTTTTGTGCCTCTTGAACAACGATTGCACGGTTTGTCTTCTCGACTGATGCAATGATTGTTTCGATGTCGATCGGGCTGACAGTACGAAGATCGATTACTTCAACAGAATGTCCATCCTTCTCAAGCTCGTCAGCAGCTTTTAAGGATTCGTGAACCATCGCACCGTATGTGATGATTGATAAATCTTTACCTTCTCGCTTAACATCTGCTTTTCCGATTTCAATCGTATATTCCTCTTCAGGAACCTCTTGACGGAAAGAACGGTATAATTTCATGTGCTCCAAGTATACAACCGGATCGTTGTCGCGGATTGCAGAAATCAAAAGTCCTTTCGCATCATATGGAGTTGATGGGATTACCACTTTCAAACCGGGCTGTTGAGCCATCAATCCTTCTAAACTGTCCGCATGCAATTCTGGTGTATGAACACCGCCGCCGAAAGGAGAACGAATTGTAATCGGTGCTGTGTAGCGGCCGCCGGAGCGATAGCGCATACGAGCGATTTGGCCACTCACTGAATCCATTACTTCATATACAAATCCGAAGAATTGGATTTCAGGAACAGGACGATACCCTTCCAAAGCCAATCCGATTGCTAAACCGCCGATACCTGATTCTGCAAGAGGTGTATCGAATACTCGATCTTCACCAAATTCTTTTTGTAGACCTTCTGTCGCACGGAATACCCCGCCGTTGACACCTACGTCTTCACCGAATACTAGAACGTTTTCGTCGTTCTTCAATTCTGTGCGCAACGCATCAGTGATGGCTTGAATCATTGTCATTTGCGCCATGGCTTACTTCGACTCCTTTTCTTTGTATATTTCAAACTGCTCTTTTAAGTTGTAAGGCATTTCTTCATACATGTTTGCCATTAAATCCGTTACTTTTTGTTTTGGAGCAGCGTCGGCTTTTTTGATTCCTTCTTTAATATCTTCTTTAGCTTGTTCAATGACTTCGTTTTCTTTTTCTTCATTCCATAAGCCTTTAGCTTCTAAGAATGTACGGAAACGAACCAATGGATCTTTCTTTTCCCATTCAGTGTCCTGTTCGGATGAACGATAGCGTGTTGGGTCATCCCCCGCCATTGTATGTGGTCCATAGCGATAGCAAAGCGTTTCAATCAATGATGGGCCTTCTCCATTGACTGCACGTTCACGGGCATCCTTCACTGCCGCATACACCGCCAACGGATCCATTCCATCGACTAAAATTCCAGGGATACCAGCTGCAACTGCTTTTTGTGCAATTGTTTTACCAGCTGTTTGCTTATCGCGTGGAGTGGAAATTGCAAACTGGTTGTTTTGTACAACAAAGATTGCCGGAGCTTGGTATGCACCTGCGAAGTTGATTCCTTCATAGAAATCCCCTTGAGATGATCCGCCGTCGCCAGTATATGTAATTGCGACCGCTTTTTTCCCGCGCTTCTTAAGTCCAAGTGCAACACCGGCTGTTTGGATGTATTGAGCACCGATGATGATTTGCGGAGCCAATGCATTCACGCCTTCAGGCATTTGATTTCCTTGGAAGTGTCCGCGGGAGAATAAGAATGCTTGGTATAAAGGTAATCCATGCCATACGATCTGAGGCACATCACGGTACCCAGGCAGAATCCAGTCCTCTTTTTCCAACGCGTAATGAGAAGCGATTTGGGAAGCTTCCTGTCCTGCTGTTGGAGCATAGAAACCAAGACGTCCTTGGCGGTTTAAAGAGATAGAGCGTTGATCCAATATGCGTGTATAAACCATACGGCGCATTAATTCTTGTAATTGTTCATCAGATAATTCCGGCATTGCTGCCTCGTTTACGACCTTGCCTTCTTCATTCAAGATCTGGAACATCTCAAATTGTTCTTCAATCATTTCGAGCGTTTTTTTCGCATCGAATTGTGCCTTCTTTGTTTTAGAAGCCATTGAAGTCACCTATCCTTTCTCCTATAAAATAAAATCGAATTACATACAAATGTAGGTTACCCAAAATTTGAAATGACTACCACATTCCAATTATGCTTAGTTCACTTAATACACACAGATAGATATAGTTTTCCACAAATGACTATCTTAAAAACGTATTAAATGAACATAAAAACTTTGTAAAAAAACTGTATCAATCAATTTCATCAAAAGGATTAATACACCTTTTCTATCTCCGTCCTTAAGTTTACAACAACAAAAAACCTTTAGTCAATCAGGAAACTCAACAAAAACATTACTTTTTCAGAAAAACATCTTCCAAAGTGAATCACTTGTTACAAAAACTGTATTAACCCCAGAAATGAATCTGTACTATAAAAATTAAATTTCGCTTTCATCTGTTATACAGTACAGAACAATAAAAAAAACCAAGACATAGCTTGGTTTCTACTGCACAAATGATTCACTTCTTAATTTCGATTCCTGCCGATTGATAGAATTGTACTTTCTCTTTGTTATATTGTTCTGTTTTTTTATTGAATTCTTCATTCGCTTTGAAAATTTCTTTATAATCATCGTTTATTTCTTTAATTTGAGCTTCCAGGTCTTCAAGTGATAAGTTTTTATCCTTGAACATTTCATATAATTTCTGATCTGCGTTCAATCCATTAATATAATTTTCATATAATAAATCATGTGCTGAAAATCTCGCTTCCATTGTATTTATCAGCTGATCGGCCTGTTTTTTTAATTTTTTGTCATCCATGCGTTTTATGTATGGTTTTGCTTTCTCAAAATCTGCTTTAGATTTTTTAATCGAATCTTGTTCCTTGCCCATTTTTTCCCTTCGACTCTTCAAATTGCCGAGGGCTTCGTCGGATAATGATACGATTTCATTATAATTCTTCATACCCAAGTCCATTATTTTATCAAAAATCTCTTTTTCCTGTTTTTCTAATTCCGTCAGTGGCTGCTGCTGTTCTTGAAAATCCTTTTCGTCCTGAACGGTTTTTTCCAAGTTCTGATAGATTTCTTCTTCTGGTGTTTTTTGATTGAAACAGCCCGATAATAAGAACATGACCATAGATACTAAGAAAATTATGCGGAATTTCGACACTTTGTATCCCCCTAACTCATCTTGACATTTACTACTATAATGCTGGAGTAAATGTTTTACAATACTCATATCCATTATTGGAAATCATTGTCGAATAACCTTTGTCCCATTTGCACCATTCTATGAAGGGCTTCTAGCAAATATGACTATTTTCAATTTTAGTAGAACCAATTTCATCTGCTTGATAAAGGCAGTTAACTTTTTTCACCCCATTTGATAGACTAAGCTCATAGCAACAATTGAATAGGAGGAACGTGAATGATCACGATGAAAGATATAATTCGTGAGGGGCATCCCACTTTGAGAAAGGTAGCCGAGGAAGTATCAATGCCTCCTTCACAGGAAGACAAAGAAATATTATTGAGTTTATTGGAATACATTCAAAACAGCCAGGATCCCGAGATATCCCAAAAATACGGGCTGAGAGGCGGGGTTGGTCTTGCGGCTCCCCAAATAAATGTTTCAAAACGAATGCTGGCAGTCCATACAGTTGATCCGAGTGGAACCCTTTATAGCTATGCGCTATTCAATCCAAAGATTGTCAGCCACTCCGTTGAGAAAGCTTATTTAACTTCCGGTGAAGGGTGCCTCTCCGTCGATCGAGCGGTTCCAGGATATGTCCCGAGGTATGCCCGTATCACTTTGAAGGGCTTTGACGTCGATGGCAATGAAGTCAAGCTCCGTTTAAAGGGTTACGCCGCCATCGTTTTCCAGCATGAAATTGATCATCTCAACGGCATCATGTTTTATGACTATATCGATCAGAACGATCCTTTCAAGGAGCCTGAAAACGCCTTGCCGATTGAAAGGTAAAAAAAATGGATACAAAAGAAGCGGCGCAATCATCGAAACGATTGCGCCGCTTTCT contains:
- a CDS encoding YkyA family protein; translated protein: MSKFRIIFLVSMVMFLLSGCFNQKTPEEEIYQNLEKTVQDEKDFQEQQQPLTELEKQEKEIFDKIMDLGMKNYNEIVSLSDEALGNLKSRREKMGKEQDSIKKSKADFEKAKPYIKRMDDKKLKKQADQLINTMEARFSAHDLLYENYINGLNADQKLYEMFKDKNLSLEDLEAQIKEINDDYKEIFKANEEFNKKTEQYNKEKVQFYQSAGIEIKK
- the pdhA gene encoding pyruvate dehydrogenase (acetyl-transferring) E1 component subunit alpha, whose amino-acid sequence is MASKTKKAQFDAKKTLEMIEEQFEMFQILNEEGKVVNEAAMPELSDEQLQELMRRMVYTRILDQRSISLNRQGRLGFYAPTAGQEASQIASHYALEKEDWILPGYRDVPQIVWHGLPLYQAFLFSRGHFQGNQMPEGVNALAPQIIIGAQYIQTAGVALGLKKRGKKAVAITYTGDGGSSQGDFYEGINFAGAYQAPAIFVVQNNQFAISTPRDKQTAGKTIAQKAVAAGIPGILVDGMDPLAVYAAVKDARERAVNGEGPSLIETLCYRYGPHTMAGDDPTRYRSSEQDTEWEKKDPLVRFRTFLEAKGLWNEEKENEVIEQAKEDIKEGIKKADAAPKQKVTDLMANMYEEMPYNLKEQFEIYKEKESK
- the def gene encoding peptide deformylase, whose product is MITMKDIIREGHPTLRKVAEEVSMPPSQEDKEILLSLLEYIQNSQDPEISQKYGLRGGVGLAAPQINVSKRMLAVHTVDPSGTLYSYALFNPKIVSHSVEKAYLTSGEGCLSVDRAVPGYVPRYARITLKGFDVDGNEVKLRLKGYAAIVFQHEIDHLNGIMFYDYIDQNDPFKEPENALPIER
- a CDS encoding alpha-ketoacid dehydrogenase subunit beta, whose protein sequence is MAQMTMIQAITDALRTELKNDENVLVFGEDVGVNGGVFRATEGLQKEFGEDRVFDTPLAESGIGGLAIGLALEGYRPVPEIQFFGFVYEVMDSVSGQIARMRYRSGGRYTAPITIRSPFGGGVHTPELHADSLEGLMAQQPGLKVVIPSTPYDAKGLLISAIRDNDPVVYLEHMKLYRSFRQEVPEEEYTIEIGKADVKREGKDLSIITYGAMVHESLKAADELEKDGHSVEVIDLRTVSPIDIETIIASVEKTNRAIVVQEAQKQAGIAANVVAEINDRAILSLEAPVLRVAAPDTVFPFSQAEAVWLPNHKDIIETAKKALNF